The segment CTAAAACGACAtgcaacaaattatttaagaaattcagtcatttttatgataaactCATATACCTATAGTTATTTTCTAgtgttataaattgttttcaaaatataatttttcttatatactcttacaataatttaacatgAAGTATtacagttttaaaataatattaaatatcttaTTGATACTATGTGCAcaaagaagaatttttttcatttattttttatttcggtGTTATTTCTTAGATATTTATAAGTTTACTTATTTGAACATaacacaaaatttaatttcatgaaaataagaatattattaaaaaagttaaacctATAGGtcttttcaataataacaaaattgaatttgttataaaaaatgaaaataaaaaaattttttctaatgattTATTCGCACATGaataacacataattcgcacgtaatttttgatatagtCCAGTTTGATTGTGCTACAATGTATGTGCTAATTTTACATAcctaataaattcattaaaaaaatataaataaaaaaattatctcatgTTTGAGTTCAATAttctaacaataattattatcttccatttggaacaatttttaaatgcattaaatcatttttattcgaaaaattaaaaacatagaGTCGAATAGTCGAATAGTCGAATTATTCGTTACTATTCGACTATTCGTCATTATTCGAATTATTCGAATTTTCGAATATTCGTATAATGGCGAATAGTCGAATTATTCGTAGCTATTCGACTATTCGAAAATTCGAATAATTCGATTCGACTTTCGAATCGAATAATTCGATTCGTATTCGATACGAATTATTCGAATTTTCGAATATTCGCACACCCCTACATTactgtaattaaatattttaattttactcggaagaaaataattacgattgcaatattataatttaattttataggtTTACAAGCTCTATAAAATCAGTTTATAACAttccattatttttcatgctCGGATTAAATATGATAGCAGTGAGCCTTGCTGGCTGTCAAGTTCagaacattttttatatatgagcttctttaaaataacatattcTCATCAAGAATAATACTtatcattatgattatttattttctttaatacaTCTTAGGTACTATTAACCTTGGATCAACCGAGTCAAGCAATGAGATTTTGTATTTTCGCTGTATCTGCATtgattcatttgtattttttaagttgGGCCGGACAAAAAGTAATTGATTCTAGTTCAAAGATGTATCAATCAATGCaagtttttgattttattattctcaacaacaataatataatatgcacaatctattttataatttaattaatttttatatattgaataatactTTAGATACCAAAGTGAATGGTACCAAGCAAATAACACAACtcaaaagtttttaataatatttatgatggCTTCTCGCGAACCATATAATTTAACTGCCGGAAAATTATGGATTCTGTCGAGTGAAAATTTTACAGtggtatttattaatattatttttttctaaacaaaatgaaaatcttgaaaaaacTCATTAGTAATGcgatgatatattatttgaaaaaataaaatttcaggtTCTCAAAACGGTCGTGTCGTGCTTTACTTTATTTCGttcaacacaataataatgaccGATAATACAATTACTAATTATAACATTTTCATTAGAGGCCTAAGCAATTAATTACAATGACTTCAAATACACTCGAACATGATTAATGTAGAGCCAAATTTCACGAGCATGAATGCTTGTAATAATGtacttataaatatttgttgttaaaaaaaatgtattatatgAGATAATGTAATAGTATAGTAGTACgaggatttaattttttcattttttcatatacaatacaataataatcctgtcaatttattttttatattttacagggaaataaattatttcataatgcTTATTagtctattgtttttttttttttttccttaggGCCGGTTTTGTTGTAATCGAAATATTGGAATTAAAGAATTAGCGGCACTAGTTTTCAAATTTTAGTTTACAATAACAGAGTATTactcgaatattttttattaaaaaaaatgatatattatacAAGATAACATAATAGTAGTccaatgatttaattttcatatcaaGTTTTAAATGGTTTTAAATCTGTGCCATTTTTTCCCACACATTTTATGCTGCCATGTTGAATCATggctattatttaaaacacgCCTTAATATTTAAACGCAGCCCAAGAATAAAAACTTATCTAGGGACCTTTGGTCAACTCACAAGTCACAACACATgatacaataataacaaataataatgtcaatttttataaacaaatatataaaatacaaaatgacgacattattataaaattattataataatagtaataataagcCTCAAACAGTACGCCTGTGCaacgtagaaaaaaaaaaatttcaccaaTGACGCACGCGCATTTTCAATATCGTAGCAGTTGCTCGTCTGCCGTGATGatgatcataataataattcagtaAAAACTACTACTTTAACGGAAATTTTAGTACATGTCGAAACGTGGGgacataaaaagaaaaaaaaattatatatatattttggttgattgatttattaacaatatatattgaattataaaattaagtgATTGAAGAATAAAaggtaattaatatatttatttatttataataaataaatgtcaataaaGTGAACTGTCATCTTTATCAAGTTGATTTCAAGTTTAAAGAATATAATCGCCATCGTTACGTGTTTGTGACTCACAAAAGAATAATACATACATACTAATACacacaaatttataatatttttttttttgttcttttttttgcttttttttggtaaaaagaCAGTTTGACTTTTTTGGGCGATACTGATTAAAATAATGGCTAAACCGGAGCAAGTTTTGATTATCGAACCACAGGGTGAATTACGATTCAGGggtaagtttaattattaatcaataaaattttatcattataaaattatcaaatacacatatattattctacatttatatattttttttttctctctggttattattatttaaaaatatttattatactccTGTCCTATATATCATTTTGAagatcataatttttttttttttttttttttatttattcattatgtCTCATCATATTTTAGATAATTCATTTGCAACCAAACtggatatgaaaaaaaaatgtgtgacATGGCGAAGTGTATTGTTgcgttggattatttttttctagactTAAAAACCAATCGCCTTCAATGATATGCACTGTCAAGATGACGTAAGGTAGCAgcaaagatttaaaaaaattaaaaaaaataaatatcaatctCCTTAGTGTCCTTGAATGTTTGTCAAAATATAtggacaataataattttgtcaattttatttatctttaaaatttcaagtcaTGATTGTAAACCTAACCCACCATTTTTTTAGACCGGCAATAGTTAACAAACATTTTCATGaaacatacattttttttttttttccttttttataacttatttttattcaatatatatctGGGATTCagtatgaataattttctatttttgtacTTTAAaccatgtttattttttttacctatatttgtacatgttatttttttttttctttgtattattattaatatataatatcaacttGTTTTCTCAATtcatggagaaaaaaaataaaaaaaatactcaaggCAAAATAACAACCTACTGCgactatttttatcaatacgtCAATTTGATTATGCATGGTTCTACAGATGCAGGCCATGattatgctatttttttttttttttttttttttatcattatatatgaataatattgtgctgtaattgatgataataacaacACTGATTTAGCATGTAataagatgataaaaaaaagaaataaaataattaattaatttatgtatttgttGCAGGACCATCAGCAGTTTCACCTGTCACATCATACATAAAGCTTACAAATCCAACaagtcaaaaaatttattttaaaataaaaacaacagcaCCAAAAAGATACTGTGTAAGACCAAATAATGGAGTTCTTAAACCAAAAGAAGTCAGTGAAATTGCTGGTTAGttgatattaacaaaaaatatattattattcagttgtgaaatattttatttaaattaacataattatttttcttctagtATGCTTACAACCTTGTGAATTTAAtcttatggaaaaaaataaacacaagttTATGGTTCAATCAGTAATTGCACCTGAAGGAGATACTGATGATTTTGTTAATGATGTggtatgtttaattttaaattgataatacattaaataatttatttaaaattgacaattcatgtttttgtttttttcgttttcatcATAGTGGACTGATGCTTATCCAGATAAAATTATggattacaaattaaaatgtgTTTTTGAGCATCCTACAACAAATACAGCAGCTGCCAAACCAACAGCTCCAAATGCTGTTAAATCTGATACGAATTCAACTAATGGTAAAGGCAAAGTTACAGGTGATGCATCTAAAACGTCCTCGAaggtaaaatatttgaaatatacatgtaaaattaatgttgtatattaaatttcattgtttataatattttgtttttaaatttttaattatagccaatggatgaaaatgaagaaaagtTGCTTAAAGCTAAACAGGAAGTTAATGCGTTGAGGGTAGAAGAAAGTAGTTTGAGACAAGAGAATTTACAACTTAAGGTAAACTGATTGTTTGATAATACTTGTAattatatgtttttaaataaatatattattttatttgcagGAAGAAATTCTCAAGTATCGAAATGCATTGGAAAAAAGTACAGCATCAGGAAGAGCTCAACAGAATCCAGCTAATTATGATCAATCATCATTAAGTCTATCACCTGCCACAATGATTATTGCAGTTGTTATGGTTTTAATTGGTTATTTTATGGGCAAAATGATctgaatatttattgattaaataacaataatattctgTTTCCAACTGTACACCCTTTCTTTATCTCTTGAAATCCAAATAattcctcattttttttttcaaccttcTTTTATCCCCATCAAAAAATTGCCAGTGCAAATTGTCATCAttataaagcttttttttctttttctgttttgtttataattacaatggaaacttttttttttttttaatatccttTAAATGTgcagaataaaaatgaattaatattaattattttatcgtaGTTGTATTTGTTAATTGAGTCAAAAACATATTGgcttttcaacaaaaaaatgatgaaatatataataaataataataattaaatcaaatatagTCAATGGATttaaaaacgaataaaaaaaaaaaatcattaagttaatttttgattaaacaaaaacgaaaaaaaaaaaaaatgtttattatgtgtctaaaatcacattttattatttttcttttcaaaggGGATTAGAAGGtacttaaatttaatgattatttttttttttttttgtttaataataaaatatatgaaactAGTGATGCTaagaatacaaaattattcagAATTGTGTCgccaataattgataaaataaagataaaaaaaaaaaaaaccacttcAACAACTGATATgtgaaatgttatttaaaaaaaaaaatgtttagaaaatgataatttagtattgataaatttattttgcgtTGATGAggtattgtatatattaacgaaaaatattaatcaataattatataaacattgaaagCGCGCtggaaatgaaataaaactttgcatttttaaaatcgATATGTTAAATAGGCAGTGGAGAATACTACAggcaatgaaaatatttaaaaataataataattaataattgaaatgaatttttactgATTGGCATAGAAAAAATCTCAACaacatttatatttgtgttgagtattttttttttttttttagaccaTTTCAATCTTTATTTTCGATACTTTATTATTGTCTAAacatttatacttttaattttgttcAACTCTATTTTTCATAGTAATTTTCTTCATGTTtcgaaattttcaattttcaatttaactatgtaataataattttctaattataatttcttcaaaaaaaaaaaaaattattattatttatttttttttatttttcaacaacgtgatataataataaataaattatcgcaataataaaacaatataaaatacgtGTAATCAGCATTTGTAACAAcatagtaaaacaaaaaaaaagtaacatgcaaagtaaaaaaatttcaattataaaaaaaaaaaaattaaatataatacatttatcTAGGATTAAGACGCATTTGCCTCAGGATATTTAGCACTTTCAGGTTACAACcttcattgttatttaaaaaaaaaaaaaagtaaatacaacatacttatataaataaaaatttaaaaataataaaaaatttattatcaaaatgcaaaaaaaaaaaggtaaaagaaaataattatttaattgtttgagtatagttgaaaaaaaaaaaaaaaaaacatttttattaataaatttgtgcaGTGCCTAATCATTCCGAGCTTGTACTTGGTCGAGAACCGACCCAAGTTTAATTTGGATCGAGGTCAACCCTGCAGGACTCAGTGACGTCATTCTAACAATTTCATCGACTAAGTTTTCtccttatatatatatatttttgttaccctaaattcaacattttgaGAATCAATCTAATTatccaaatttaataataatttttcttttgtttaaatattttttgaataaacaaaatagtatagaaaatttttgtttttttttcgatttggtattttttgttttattattaaatattttagcaaGTTTATGCAGGGTTTTGTGAATATGTGAAACGATTCATCCCCCCTTGCAGTTAATATTATAGTAGGTCAACGTCAGCCTTGCACTCATgcttttattatcatcatcatcgcaTATGTGCGTGCTCGATTTTGCACCATGGAAAAGGTCACATTGATAAGTAAacctattttttaaaatttcgtcATAtccgttttatatttttaaaatacaaaaactcAATCTCTGTCATGAATATAACATGATGAGgataaaagttttttcttgtcataaacttttgtataaaatatgatttaaaaaaaaaaaagaaaacaaatttcCAAATAGATCAAACGTGCAATCTCGTTGCGTTATCTAAAAGGCGAGATGGAGTCAAGGAGTGGCTAGCCAAGAGGTCACCAACACcttcatatattaaataaaccaccctacattaaaaaaaaaaaactcaaaaaaaatgaaacaaaaaaatttgttggagTCAAGGCATGACGGaaatgagatgaaaaaaaatatgtgaataAGAGTCTGGAGAATAGATgagtaaaacatttttttttttttttcaaaatctattatttttttttttttcaacttgttcCTTATACagagatataaaatataatgacaatttcaaagcacaaaaaaagcaaaagtaattaaagtgatttttttaacgtaaaccatatatgaaaaattttatcaaaaaattaattattaatctcaagtatatataaagaagcaaaaaactaaaaatagaTAGTATAAGTAGTCCAAAGagagcattaaaaaaaaataatgtaaataaggGTAGTTATGtagcaacagcagcagcagcatctGTCTAAAGAAACATACTGCAGCtgaactagaaataaaatgaaaaaaaaaaaacataaataaatataaatagtacTGTTGTTGACGGAGGTTGCTCTATCGATATAAATTCAAAGTTCACATGTTATGAGCAAAAACAAGAATGAGTTACACACACATTTGTCaaggggtaaaaaaaaaaatatataggggGTGTGATTGTGAGAAAATGTCATGGCACAAGTGATGATAAACATTGAAGTGCGATAGAGATAAAGGTGAGTATAGGTAAAgagaagtaaaaataaaatagaaaaaaattaatatatatacatatgtatatatatataaaagagggTATTTATAATAGTATATACGCAAAGGTAGTGGGGATGATTGCGGGTGTATAAAAGTAGAATCGGGTGGTGGCAGTAGCGGCTGGCTATTGATTTCAAGGGCTTCCTTAACCCTCCCTCGCTACTCTTGCTTTATACCCCTGTCATGCAGAGTATCCCCGACGACTCCAGGTCGCCTCCAAGGGCTCCCGGTGCCCGTGTCACCAACCCGTTTCTCATTAATTAACCACCCtactacttttttatttattcaactattttAATATCTACCCTAtctacaattttataaaaattttaaatacatcattttaaatacatcGCTCTatctatacttttcttttttatttttttttgaatgaataaaaaaaaaaactataataagggatgatttttaaaaatttatctacaagtcatgatacatttttttttttttttttttgataaagttattagaaatttttttaaatattattttttgataaataaaaaaatgttttttaaattcaaatgacaaaaataaaatagtattattgtaatttttttttttttttttgttgagctttaaataatcataaaagtGACATTTTCTTTTGTAGAAATTTCATGTCGTATTTGCGGAGAGAGAAATTGTTGTATGTGGTCCAACAGGGTGCGCTTTATCACGtacacatgtatatatatgtgattaaaaaaaaaatatataaaaaatataaaaaaaactaccctGGTATGCGCGATAAGGGTGACGGTACTGCGCGAAATTCAGCCTCAGTGTGCCTAGAACCTGGTGCGGGGGTGAATCTCGTCGTTCGCTCGCGATACGTCGAAGCGATAACTCCGCACTTTTTGGGGCGTCTCCTGTTATTCTTGACGATTTTttagttgttgttttttttttttttattgacaccTGATTTATGTTATTGTAATTgacaattcaattattaatacataaaaaaaaattataataaaattgaaatagaaaaagtttaaaaaacatcgatatatctttttttttttttttttttttttgtcttgatttacaaaaaaatcgtatttttatttcaaattttaatgataaattaatgaaaattatattgtgaATTTACTGTGGAGACTGACCACCGCCTATTTTCAAGTCTTTTGGTAAATTTCAAGGCTCGACTTCAATTCTGACCCGCGTGTGCGCTGACAGTCTGTCTATATCGTTATTAAACACAACATATTTTCCGTTTAAACATTTACATGGGgccttgattattattattttttaaatcatacatcaataaagaaaaaaaaaatcatcattatcatcatcatatgcatgtacaagttaaaaattaaaaaaaagaaaaagtaataataatttgtcctTGTTAGCTGctttacaacaaaaatattagaaataaaaaaaaaataaaattgataaatatttcatgataAGATGCGATAATCACCTGGTAAATCAACGAATAATTTAaagtgtcttttttttttatgtatacgtGTGTATGGATTACGTGATAATGtgttttatcaatgaaaataataataataacaaataattttaaaatatcaaaatgttatttgtaaaaaaaatataaaaaacagaaaaaaaaaacatgatcaaagtgttgaataaaatatcgaacaataaaaaaattttttatttaaaaaattttataataaataaaagtgtaattgaatataaaattaataataataatataattaaattaatgaaaataatgtttaaaaaaaattgtgattatttaaaaagtgataaacaatattgttgtaatttaaacaacattaaaagctgaaatttttttatattaataataaattattatcaatgatatatatttatttgatataaaaattttttgtattttttaattattgacatttaaataattgaaatagacattgtgtgtgtgtgtgtatgtgtgtgtgtatttgtCTATTGGGTGTGCAATTTATGCTTTTGTCACTGCCCTGATTGTCATCGTCGTTGCTCCAACAATGTGTTGACATTATCATccttacaatgaaaatatcacAAACAAGAGTGATATTAAATACTGCCTAGTCCTTGACAACGGGTAagtcaatataattatattaatttatcaataaatatatgcattttttaaattattatttatatgccaacttgatatttaactttaagagtttatttattatttattaatatatgaaaagtttatttttaaatatacaagaaaatgcatattgtaatattaattttcattaatttgtcattattatttttattataaattgtttataaataatatttttcaactagTTTGTTTGTCGTAACGACCTCGAGAAACACAGGGAGGATGTTACGAGTTGGCTAAATCAATCGATACACCAAGTAAGACACAGCTTAACTTACCAGGGGATCAAGACTCTACGTCATCtataaaagatttttatatttacttttttttttttttcttctttttatgattttttaaatatattgcttTTGACAGGAGGTACCGAGGAAGGAGATGATTTACACAAGGGTTGAATattcttttgataattttccaGAGTTAATTGAGTAAGGCGCAGCAGCTTGTCACGCCTCTATCTAATCTCAATTCtacattttcattaattttaaaatataataatcattttttcataaactcaAGATAcctttatatataaacttgaatttttttattttatttattatatatgctTCTTtgtaaacctttttttttatacttccattctaatttttattttatttatatttttttttatcactgacTATTCATCAAAGTGTGAATAAAAGCCATCATaagtttattgaaaaacttttttattgaattgaatttatatttatgttgtatcgataaattgaatattgatatatttttttttttttttcaacaatacgTTGAGCTTTTTTGTGTCACTAGTTCATGTGTTTGATTATCAAACTCATATATAGGctcaattcataaatattgatttttatattacaaccATTGCTTATCATCaccaattatcatttttaaaatggttaaaaaaaaaaaggttcaaATATTcaactaaatatttattttattacttgttTCCcggatggaaaaaaaaaatttatattgaaaatttatatcagcAGTTTTTTATTGCAAGGGTTATTGGGGATGAATTACTTATGAGTTTAAAATAACTGCAATtgcagttttaaaaaaaatttaccttttttaaattgatattattatttatattgcaataattttttattcctgataaaaaattaaagttaaaatttatttttttttcattttttttttttttaaattaattggtgaatatattttacataataaaaataaattcaaggtttttataattttaataataaaaaataattacaacaaaaataacacctttaattactaaaaaaactTTAGGAGGTCGAGTACTagttaaaaaagtaaaaaaaagttgatttgcACACACGATAATAATTGCTCAAAAGGCATGAAAATATGAGCTAAAAGCAAGtatgtaaatataatg is part of the Aphidius gifuensis isolate YNYX2018 linkage group LG1, ASM1490517v1, whole genome shotgun sequence genome and harbors:
- the LOC122847360 gene encoding vesicle-associated membrane protein-associated protein B-like produces the protein MAKPEQVLIIEPQGELRFRGPSAVSPVTSYIKLTNPTSQKIYFKIKTTAPKRYCVRPNNGVLKPKEVSEIAVCLQPCEFNLMEKNKHKFMVQSVIAPEGDTDDFVNDVWTDAYPDKIMDYKLKCVFEHPTTNTAAAKPTAPNAVKSDTNSTNGKGKVTGDASKTSSKPMDENEEKLLKAKQEVNALRVEESSLRQENLQLKEEILKYRNALEKSTASGRAQQNPANYDQSSLSLSPATMIIAVVMVLIGYFMGKMI